In Listeria cossartiae subsp. cossartiae, one genomic interval encodes:
- a CDS encoding TrmH family RNA methyltransferase: MEQIQSVKNDRVKTWKKLQTRKGRDKTGTYLVEGFHLVEEALRQDGLVLELLVSSGVSVPEEWLKGDYDVFEISTEISHLISETMTEQGVFAVVATSEPDMMLLYGKKLLLVDAVQDPGNVGTLIRTADAAGYDCVVLGKGSADLYNPKVIRSTQGSHFHIPVIQADLFDWIANLEEEGVPVIGAVLDDQAKSLNDMTKRDTLALMVGNEGNGISPELQDRLSEKVYIPIYGDSESLNVAVAAGILLYGLRK; this comes from the coding sequence ATGGAACAGATTCAATCAGTAAAAAACGACCGTGTCAAAACATGGAAAAAACTACAAACGAGAAAAGGCCGCGATAAAACCGGAACTTATTTGGTGGAAGGCTTTCATTTAGTAGAAGAAGCATTACGTCAAGATGGTTTAGTACTGGAGCTGCTTGTTTCAAGTGGTGTTTCTGTTCCGGAAGAGTGGTTAAAAGGCGATTATGATGTATTTGAAATTAGTACAGAAATCAGCCACTTAATTAGCGAAACAATGACGGAGCAAGGCGTTTTTGCAGTAGTCGCAACATCTGAACCAGATATGATGCTTTTATACGGGAAAAAATTACTGCTAGTAGATGCAGTTCAAGATCCAGGTAATGTAGGCACGTTAATTCGTACGGCTGATGCTGCTGGATATGATTGTGTCGTGCTTGGCAAGGGAAGTGCAGACCTTTATAATCCTAAAGTAATTCGTAGTACACAAGGTAGTCACTTTCATATTCCTGTTATTCAAGCAGATTTATTTGATTGGATTGCGAATTTAGAAGAAGAGGGCGTTCCAGTTATTGGCGCAGTTCTCGATGACCAAGCGAAATCATTAAACGACATGACAAAACGTGACACTTTAGCGTTAATGGTCGGAAATGAAGGTAATGGTATTTCTCCTGAATTACAAGATCGTCTTTCTGAAAAAGTATATATTCCAATATATGGAGACAGTGAATCATTGAATGTCGCAGTTGCGGCTGGAATTCTACTTTATGGCTTAAGAAAATAA
- a CDS encoding DUF6054 family protein yields MPSIRYIVKTDVSETFEIIKAGQVGSNIVFSEIRTFDFGELATLACEKYYFRSSNRAALFVNINNFHGETEVTIISTGSSNGFFTGIDWGAAFDYMHSVVADLKRVAIREVAIEKQEEI; encoded by the coding sequence ATGCCATCCATTAGATACATTGTTAAAACTGATGTTTCTGAAACCTTCGAAATAATCAAAGCAGGCCAAGTAGGATCGAATATCGTTTTTTCGGAAATTAGAACGTTTGATTTTGGTGAATTAGCGACACTTGCTTGCGAAAAATATTATTTCCGCTCTTCTAACCGGGCGGCACTTTTCGTCAATATTAATAATTTTCACGGCGAAACGGAAGTAACGATTATCTCGACGGGTAGTTCGAACGGCTTCTTTACTGGCATTGACTGGGGTGCAGCGTTTGATTATATGCACAGTGTTGTAGCCGATTTAAAACGCGTTGCTATTCGGGAAGTAGCTATTGAAAAACAAGAAGAAATCTAA
- a CDS encoding winged helix-turn-helix transcriptional regulator — protein MTDAHTVCPKFESAFQLLGKRWTGLIINVLLTGPKRFKQVAAEIPQMSDRVLAERLKELEEMDICLRQVYPETPVRIEYELTEKGKALQEVMLEVQCWADKWVEVPN, from the coding sequence ATGACTGATGCACATACAGTATGTCCGAAGTTTGAATCGGCGTTCCAATTACTAGGTAAACGCTGGACTGGACTTATCATCAATGTCTTACTGACTGGTCCAAAAAGGTTTAAACAAGTTGCCGCTGAGATCCCACAAATGAGTGATCGGGTGCTTGCAGAACGTTTGAAGGAACTTGAGGAAATGGATATTTGCTTAAGACAAGTTTATCCAGAAACTCCTGTACGCATTGAATATGAACTAACCGAAAAAGGTAAAGCACTCCAAGAAGTAATGCTTGAAGTCCAGTGCTGGGCAGATAAATGGGTGGAAGTGCCTAATTAA
- the pheS gene encoding phenylalanine--tRNA ligase subunit alpha, translating into MLEQLQTLKSEAETQINEASDLKTLNDLRVKYLGKKGPMTEIMKQMGKLSAEERPKMGSLANEVRTALTEAISSKQEILETAAINEKLKSETIDVTLPGTAPSIGTKHLLTQVIEEMEDMFIGMGYEIAEGPEVELDYYNFEALNLPKDHPARDMQDSFYITENTLLRTQTSPVQARTMEKHDFSKGPIKVICPGKVYRRDNDDATHSHQFTQIEGLVVGENITFADLKGTLTVLAKTMFGEEREIRLRPSFFPFTEPSVEMDISCFKCGGKGCRVCKGTGWIEILGSGMVHPNVLEMSGIDSTRYSGFAFGLGPERVAMLKYAVDDIRHLYTNDLRFTKQFQSTETGEI; encoded by the coding sequence ATGTTAGAACAGTTACAGACGCTGAAAAGTGAAGCAGAAACACAAATCAACGAAGCATCAGACTTAAAAACATTAAACGACTTACGGGTAAAATACCTTGGTAAAAAAGGCCCGATGACCGAAATCATGAAACAAATGGGGAAACTTTCCGCAGAAGAACGACCAAAAATGGGTTCACTTGCTAATGAAGTAAGAACCGCTCTAACAGAAGCGATTTCCAGCAAACAAGAAATTCTGGAAACAGCAGCAATCAATGAAAAATTAAAATCAGAAACAATCGATGTTACTTTACCTGGTACAGCGCCAAGCATTGGAACAAAACATTTACTGACACAAGTAATTGAAGAAATGGAAGATATGTTCATTGGGATGGGCTACGAAATCGCAGAAGGTCCAGAAGTAGAACTAGATTACTACAACTTCGAAGCGCTAAATTTACCGAAAGATCACCCAGCTCGTGATATGCAAGATAGCTTCTACATTACAGAAAACACGTTATTACGTACCCAAACATCTCCAGTACAAGCAAGAACAATGGAGAAACACGACTTCTCTAAAGGGCCAATCAAAGTTATTTGTCCAGGGAAAGTATACCGCCGTGATAATGACGACGCGACTCACTCGCACCAATTTACACAAATCGAAGGACTTGTCGTTGGTGAAAACATCACATTTGCTGATTTAAAAGGAACGCTAACAGTCCTTGCAAAAACAATGTTCGGTGAAGAACGTGAAATTCGTCTTCGTCCATCCTTCTTCCCGTTCACAGAACCATCCGTTGAAATGGATATCTCTTGTTTCAAATGTGGTGGTAAAGGTTGTCGCGTTTGTAAAGGAACAGGTTGGATTGAAATTTTAGGAAGCGGAATGGTACATCCAAATGTGCTTGAAATGTCCGGGATTGATTCCACGCGTTACAGCGGCTTTGCTTTTGGCTTAGGACCTGAACGTGTTGCGATGTTGAAATATGCGGTGGATGATATTCGCCACCTTTATACAAATGATTTACGCTTTACGAAGCAATTCCAAAGTACAGAAACGGGGGAAATCTAA
- the pheT gene encoding phenylalanine--tRNA ligase subunit beta — translation MLVSYNWVKEFFQEFPLTAEELGEAITRTGIEIEGVEELSASLKNVVVGEVLSCERHPDAEKLNKCLVQTDEAEPVQIICGAPNVAAGQKVIVAKVGARLPGGLKIKRAKLRGEVSEGMICSLAELGFESKVVPKAYAEGIYVLPEHVEVGVSAITLLGLDDAILDMAITPNRADALSMNGVAHEVGAIIHQKPAQPTQPDVSEKGKADAFISVEVENPADTPYYAIKMIENIEIKESPLWLQTKLMKAGIRPHNNVVDVTNYINLLYGQPLHSFDYDKIGSKKIVVRSAKEQEEITTLDGEKRTLQAGHTVITNGTEPIAIAGVMGGEFSEVTESTTTVALEGAIFSSSSIGKASRELYLRTEASIRYDKGSDAWKVEKALAHGGALIAELSGGTLVGGVVEVDNREKAVNKIETSLTRINRILGTAITLAEIETIFARLGFVLEVKGDTLLIEVPTRRWDITIEADILEEVARIYGYDEIPVTLPATSTTGGLSDSQKARRVMRAYLEGAGLNQALTYSLTSKKDATRLALSDEKTVALSMPMSEEHSHLRTSIVPQLIRSASYNIARKNMDVALYEMGTVFYATEGDNLPIEQEHLAGLITGNWHVVDWQKTPKPVDFFVLKGIVEGLVNKLGIKAELHWKQTEKEELHPGRTASIVLEGQEIGYLGALHPAVEANYDLKETYVFEINVAALLDATKEKVVYQPIPRYPEMTRDLALLVDKDTDHAAISQVIKEHGGNLLVNIELFDIFEGESLGENKKSLAYTLTFLDSERTLVEEDVQKATNKVVEALQTKLNATIR, via the coding sequence ATGTTAGTTTCATATAATTGGGTTAAAGAATTTTTCCAAGAATTCCCGTTAACGGCGGAAGAACTAGGAGAAGCAATCACAAGAACAGGTATTGAAATCGAAGGCGTAGAAGAATTAAGCGCTAGTTTGAAAAATGTCGTAGTTGGTGAAGTATTATCATGCGAACGCCATCCCGATGCAGAAAAATTAAATAAATGTCTCGTTCAAACAGACGAAGCAGAACCAGTTCAAATTATCTGTGGAGCTCCAAACGTTGCCGCTGGTCAAAAAGTGATTGTTGCCAAAGTTGGTGCAAGACTTCCAGGTGGACTGAAAATCAAACGCGCTAAATTACGTGGCGAAGTTTCAGAAGGAATGATCTGCTCGCTTGCAGAACTTGGCTTTGAAAGTAAAGTTGTGCCAAAAGCATACGCAGAAGGTATTTACGTATTACCAGAACATGTGGAAGTCGGCGTAAGTGCAATCACATTACTTGGCTTGGATGATGCGATTTTGGATATGGCAATTACTCCAAACCGTGCCGACGCATTAAGCATGAACGGCGTAGCTCACGAGGTTGGCGCGATTATCCATCAAAAACCAGCCCAACCAACCCAGCCCGACGTATCTGAAAAAGGAAAAGCGGATGCATTTATTTCTGTAGAAGTAGAAAATCCAGCTGACACACCTTACTATGCAATTAAAATGATCGAAAACATCGAAATCAAAGAATCACCACTATGGCTACAAACAAAATTAATGAAAGCTGGCATCCGTCCTCATAATAATGTGGTCGATGTAACGAACTACATCAACTTATTATACGGCCAACCTTTACATTCATTTGACTACGATAAAATTGGCAGCAAAAAAATTGTCGTGCGTTCTGCAAAAGAACAAGAAGAAATTACGACACTTGATGGCGAGAAAAGAACGTTACAAGCGGGTCATACAGTCATTACGAACGGAACAGAACCAATTGCCATCGCGGGCGTTATGGGCGGCGAATTTTCCGAAGTAACCGAGAGCACAACAACCGTAGCGCTAGAAGGTGCGATTTTCAGTAGTTCCTCTATCGGTAAAGCATCACGCGAATTATACCTACGTACCGAAGCAAGTATTCGCTACGATAAAGGATCAGATGCTTGGAAAGTAGAGAAAGCACTTGCGCACGGCGGAGCACTTATTGCTGAACTTAGCGGCGGCACACTTGTGGGTGGCGTAGTTGAAGTAGACAACCGTGAAAAAGCAGTCAACAAAATCGAAACAAGTTTAACACGTATTAACCGTATTTTAGGGACAGCGATTACACTTGCGGAAATCGAAACTATTTTTGCTCGTTTAGGATTTGTGTTAGAAGTAAAAGGTGACACATTGCTTATCGAAGTACCAACGAGACGGTGGGATATTACGATTGAAGCGGATATTTTAGAAGAAGTAGCACGGATTTATGGTTACGATGAAATTCCGGTAACTCTTCCAGCAACAAGCACAACAGGTGGCTTATCAGACAGCCAAAAAGCTCGTCGTGTCATGCGCGCTTATTTAGAAGGAGCAGGGCTTAACCAAGCATTAACTTACTCTTTAACATCTAAAAAAGATGCAACTCGTCTAGCACTTTCTGATGAAAAAACAGTTGCATTATCGATGCCAATGAGCGAAGAACATAGCCATTTAAGAACAAGTATCGTTCCACAATTAATTCGTAGCGCAAGTTATAACATCGCTCGTAAAAATATGGACGTGGCACTTTACGAAATGGGAACCGTGTTCTACGCAACAGAAGGTGACAATTTACCAATCGAACAAGAGCATTTAGCTGGGCTGATTACTGGAAATTGGCATGTTGTAGATTGGCAAAAAACGCCAAAACCAGTAGACTTCTTCGTTTTAAAAGGAATTGTCGAAGGATTAGTAAACAAACTTGGCATTAAAGCCGAACTTCATTGGAAGCAAACCGAAAAAGAAGAGCTGCATCCAGGAAGAACAGCAAGCATCGTTTTAGAAGGACAAGAAATCGGTTATCTTGGCGCGCTTCATCCAGCAGTAGAAGCAAACTACGATTTAAAAGAAACGTATGTATTTGAAATCAATGTAGCAGCTTTACTTGATGCAACGAAAGAAAAAGTAGTTTATCAGCCAATTCCACGCTATCCAGAAATGACACGCGACTTGGCATTACTTGTCGATAAAGATACCGACCACGCGGCGATTTCTCAAGTAATCAAAGAGCACGGCGGAAACTTATTAGTTAATATCGAGCTATTTGATATTTTCGAAGGAGAAAGCCTTGGCGAAAATAAAAAATCGCTTGCATATACCTTAACTTTCTTAGACAGTGAAAGAACGCTCGTTGAAGAAGACGTCCAAAAAGCAACAAACAAAGTAGTAGAAGCATTACAAACAAAACTAAATGCGACTATCCGCTAA
- a CDS encoding ABC transporter ATP-binding protein: protein MTYVEMKDVSKFYQMGENVVTANDKINFGINKGEFVVIVGPSGAGKSTVLNILGGMDSSSEGKIMVDGQDIAQYNAKQLTKYRRTDVGFVFQFYNLVPNLTAKENVELAAQIAPNALDAETVLTQVGLSHRLDNFPAQLSGGEQQRVAIARALAKAPKLLLCDEPTGALDYDTGKSVLKLLQETCEKTGTTVIVITHNTAITPIADRVIEINNAKVRSIKENPEPMSIDNLEW, encoded by the coding sequence ATGACCTACGTAGAAATGAAAGATGTCTCTAAATTTTATCAAATGGGAGAGAATGTTGTTACAGCTAATGACAAAATCAATTTTGGGATAAATAAAGGTGAATTTGTTGTTATCGTTGGACCTTCTGGAGCTGGTAAATCCACCGTGTTAAACATATTAGGCGGGATGGATAGTTCGAGTGAAGGGAAAATCATGGTTGATGGGCAAGATATTGCTCAATATAATGCAAAACAATTAACGAAATATCGCCGCACAGATGTCGGCTTTGTTTTTCAATTTTACAATTTAGTTCCTAATTTAACCGCGAAAGAAAATGTCGAGTTAGCGGCACAAATTGCTCCTAACGCACTAGACGCGGAAACCGTTTTGACACAAGTTGGATTAAGTCATCGATTAGATAATTTCCCAGCGCAGTTATCCGGTGGGGAACAACAGCGTGTTGCCATCGCCCGTGCATTAGCGAAAGCACCGAAGTTACTCTTATGCGATGAACCAACAGGCGCACTGGATTACGACACAGGGAAATCTGTCTTAAAATTATTACAAGAAACATGTGAAAAAACCGGAACGACCGTAATCGTCATTACACATAATACAGCAATTACACCTATTGCCGACAGAGTTATTGAAATTAACAATGCCAAAGTGCGCAGTATCAAAGAAAATCCAGAACCAATGTCCATTGATAATTTAGAATGGTAG
- a CDS encoding FtsX-like permease family protein, with amino-acid sequence MKRSALWKDIYREIWRSKSRFISIFMLIMLGVAFFSGLKATGPDMLLTADNYFNKYNLANFNVQSTYGIDQTDKQALEKVDGVKQVELGYTVDTLMQDKNIVTKLYSMKADNQLNKYKVVTGRLPEKSGEIALDNNKLIHENVQLGDKVTFVKNDGNKLTGTLKESTYKVVGFVQSPAYIQKSERGASTVGKGKTEAFGVIQEQDFALPEYTIANLTFTNLASEKAFSDAYLSNEEKDKDNIETALKNQPEKRLEKIKATEQQKINDATKEINQGKAELQTNEAKLADAKAQLDVGFSEYEAAKKSYDAKISQGEAEIRSGEAELASAKKQLDAAKTQISQGEAAINQAEKELKQGQAAWTDANNFLNRTNSYLKNTRSVIERSQVHRLSAEEMDRDILLYPFDSIAKGLKLTEKERNGFDSVLSLFIYDYEAGYGHLNNEWRAEMEFMLSCMPTFENKYQEARVALDGEKQKLEQAQQALAAKKQAFQGPKATYEAGLAKYQAGTKKLAVAKTQLAAGKETGETELQNALAKLNAGQAAYEKNLALFTTEKQKAEPKLASAEKEVKIGQEKLDTLELPKYYVLDRNDNPGYSEYKENADRLTSLSTAFPIFFFLIAALVCLTTMTRMVEEQRTQIGTLKAFGYSNGSIILKYLVYGSIASVIGSVLGILIGFQFFPNIIFNAYKSMYEMPPVDIGFYWSYSLLSLFVALFCTTFTAYVACRAELRANAATLMRPKAPKIGKRIFLERIQFIWKRMNFTSKVTARNLFRYKQRMLMTVLGVAGCTALILTGFGLRNSISDIAKMQYGQIMKYDAAVYQDMSAPPTAKETFDELMDDSNIKSKLAMSQTNIDTVKAGQSAQATSIIVPKNLNELPNYIVLRDRASHTTEKLTDDGAIISEKLAKLFDVKPGDTITVKNAENDKFQIKVSAITENYALHYIYMTPTYYQQIFKEKPVYNLDLLMLKDTSEKVESDFAEKLTDSKAVLNVTFSNNVSSMLTDTLDSLNIVIVVLITSAALLAFVVLYNLTNINVSERIRELSTIKVLGFYPKEVTMYVYRENIILTLMGIVTGFVLGFFLHRFIITTAEVDQMMFSPAISWTSYLFSGILTLVFATVVMVVMHIKLKRIDMIEALKSVE; translated from the coding sequence GTGAAACGTTCAGCATTATGGAAAGATATCTACCGTGAAATATGGCGTTCGAAAAGCCGATTTATTTCAATTTTCATGCTTATTATGCTTGGGGTTGCTTTTTTCTCTGGACTAAAAGCAACTGGGCCGGATATGCTTTTAACCGCCGACAATTATTTCAATAAGTATAATCTAGCCAATTTCAACGTACAATCGACTTATGGAATTGATCAAACTGACAAGCAAGCACTAGAAAAAGTGGACGGCGTGAAGCAAGTGGAACTCGGCTATACAGTGGACACCTTGATGCAAGACAAAAATATCGTTACTAAGTTATATTCTATGAAGGCGGATAATCAGCTTAATAAATATAAAGTAGTGACAGGTCGTTTGCCTGAAAAGTCTGGTGAAATTGCCTTGGATAACAATAAGCTTATCCATGAAAACGTCCAACTAGGCGATAAAGTAACTTTTGTCAAAAATGACGGAAATAAGCTGACGGGTACATTAAAAGAATCAACCTATAAAGTAGTTGGTTTCGTCCAGTCACCAGCCTACATCCAAAAGTCAGAACGCGGCGCAAGCACAGTCGGCAAAGGAAAAACCGAAGCATTCGGTGTTATCCAAGAGCAAGACTTTGCGCTACCAGAATATACTATCGCCAATTTAACGTTCACTAATTTAGCATCTGAGAAAGCTTTTAGTGATGCGTACCTATCTAATGAAGAAAAAGATAAAGATAACATCGAAACAGCCTTGAAAAATCAACCAGAAAAACGTTTAGAAAAAATAAAAGCAACCGAACAACAGAAAATAAACGATGCAACGAAAGAAATTAATCAAGGAAAAGCAGAACTACAAACGAACGAAGCGAAACTAGCGGACGCGAAAGCACAGTTAGATGTCGGCTTTTCCGAGTATGAAGCTGCGAAAAAAAGCTACGATGCTAAAATTAGCCAAGGGGAGGCAGAGATCCGCAGCGGAGAAGCAGAACTAGCTAGCGCGAAAAAACAATTAGATGCCGCCAAAACACAAATTAGTCAAGGCGAAGCAGCAATTAATCAAGCAGAAAAAGAATTGAAACAAGGACAAGCAGCATGGACAGATGCGAATAACTTTTTGAATAGAACCAATAGCTATTTGAAAAATACGAGAAGTGTCATAGAAAGATCTCAAGTGCATCGTTTATCAGCTGAAGAGATGGATAGGGATATCTTGCTTTACCCATTTGATTCTATTGCAAAAGGTTTGAAACTTACTGAGAAAGAACGAAATGGTTTTGATTCGGTACTGAGTCTATTTATATATGATTATGAAGCAGGATACGGTCATCTCAATAATGAATGGCGCGCTGAAATGGAATTTATGCTTAGTTGTATGCCTACTTTTGAAAATAAATACCAAGAAGCGCGAGTAGCTTTAGATGGAGAAAAGCAAAAGTTAGAACAAGCTCAACAAGCTTTAGCCGCTAAAAAACAAGCATTTCAAGGACCAAAAGCGACTTACGAAGCAGGCTTAGCAAAATACCAAGCCGGAACTAAAAAACTCGCTGTAGCAAAAACGCAACTAGCTGCCGGCAAAGAAACAGGCGAAACAGAACTACAAAACGCACTTGCCAAATTAAACGCCGGTCAAGCAGCATACGAAAAAAATCTAGCGTTATTCACAACTGAAAAACAAAAAGCAGAACCAAAACTAGCAAGTGCTGAAAAAGAAGTTAAAATCGGTCAAGAAAAATTAGATACGCTCGAACTTCCCAAGTATTATGTATTAGATCGTAATGATAATCCGGGTTATAGCGAATACAAAGAAAATGCCGACAGACTAACTTCTTTATCAACTGCATTCCCGATTTTCTTTTTCCTAATCGCTGCGCTCGTTTGTTTAACAACGATGACGCGTATGGTAGAAGAACAAAGAACACAGATAGGAACGTTAAAAGCATTTGGTTATTCTAATGGAAGCATTATTTTAAAATACCTCGTTTATGGTTCCATCGCAAGTGTGATTGGAAGTGTGCTCGGAATATTGATTGGCTTCCAGTTTTTCCCGAATATCATTTTTAACGCCTATAAATCGATGTATGAAATGCCGCCAGTTGATATTGGCTTCTACTGGAGCTATAGTTTGCTATCCTTATTTGTCGCTTTATTCTGCACCACATTTACAGCTTATGTAGCTTGTCGAGCAGAACTTCGGGCCAATGCCGCCACTTTAATGCGCCCGAAAGCACCAAAAATCGGAAAACGTATTTTCTTAGAACGGATACAATTTATTTGGAAACGAATGAATTTTACAAGTAAAGTAACCGCTAGAAATTTATTCCGCTATAAACAACGGATGTTAATGACCGTTCTTGGTGTAGCTGGATGTACAGCGTTAATTCTGACAGGCTTTGGTCTTCGTAATTCCATTAGTGATATCGCTAAAATGCAATATGGGCAAATTATGAAATACGATGCCGCTGTCTATCAAGATATGAGCGCACCACCGACAGCCAAAGAAACTTTTGATGAGCTAATGGATGATTCCAATATCAAAAGTAAACTGGCGATGTCACAAACGAATATCGACACGGTGAAAGCGGGGCAGTCCGCGCAAGCCACATCGATTATTGTGCCTAAGAATTTAAACGAGTTACCAAATTATATTGTTTTACGCGACCGCGCCAGTCATACGACAGAAAAACTTACAGACGATGGCGCAATCATCAGCGAAAAACTGGCCAAACTTTTCGATGTAAAACCAGGCGATACGATTACAGTTAAAAACGCTGAAAATGATAAATTCCAAATAAAAGTGAGTGCTATTACCGAAAATTACGCATTACACTATATTTACATGACACCAACGTATTATCAGCAAATTTTTAAAGAAAAACCAGTTTACAATTTAGATTTATTAATGTTAAAAGATACTTCTGAAAAAGTGGAAAGCGATTTTGCGGAGAAATTAACAGACAGTAAAGCTGTTCTCAATGTTACTTTTTCTAATAATGTGAGCTCGATGTTGACGGATACACTCGATAGTTTAAATATCGTTATCGTTGTGCTAATTACATCGGCCGCGCTACTCGCATTTGTCGTTCTATACAACCTAACCAATATCAATGTATCCGAACGTATTCGCGAACTTTCCACCATCAAAG